In a single window of the Streptomyces sp. HUAS ZL42 genome:
- a CDS encoding pirin family protein, translating to MPAVTVENPLTLPRVTAPADSVARPVLGVTTAPSGFEGEGFPVRRAFAGIHYRHLDPFIMMDQMGEVEYAPGEPKGTPWHPHRGFETVTYIIDGIFDHQDSNGGGGTITNGDTQWMTAGSGLLHIEAPPESLVMSGGLFHGLQLWVNLPAKDKMMDPRYQDIRGGNVQLLSSPDGGALLRVIAGELDGHQGPGITHTPITMIHATLAPGAEITLPWREDFNGLAYVLAGRGAVGTERRPIHLGQTAVFGAGSSLTVRADEKQDSHTPDLEVVLLGGQPIREPMAHYGPFVMNTKEELMQAFEDFQKGRLGTIPAVHGMSEGGL from the coding sequence ATGCCTGCAGTGACCGTCGAGAACCCGCTGACGCTGCCGCGCGTGACCGCGCCAGCCGACTCCGTGGCACGTCCCGTGCTCGGCGTCACGACCGCGCCCAGCGGCTTCGAGGGCGAGGGCTTCCCGGTGCGCCGTGCGTTCGCCGGGATCCACTACCGCCACCTCGACCCGTTCATCATGATGGACCAGATGGGCGAGGTGGAGTACGCGCCGGGCGAGCCCAAGGGCACCCCCTGGCACCCGCACCGGGGCTTCGAGACCGTCACCTACATCATCGACGGGATCTTCGACCACCAGGACTCCAACGGTGGCGGCGGCACCATCACCAACGGCGACACCCAGTGGATGACCGCGGGCTCCGGCCTGCTGCACATCGAGGCGCCGCCGGAGTCCCTCGTCATGTCCGGCGGTCTCTTCCACGGTCTGCAGCTGTGGGTGAACCTCCCGGCCAAGGACAAGATGATGGACCCGCGCTACCAGGACATCCGCGGTGGCAACGTCCAGCTGCTCAGCTCCCCCGACGGCGGCGCGCTGCTCCGCGTCATCGCCGGTGAGCTGGACGGTCACCAGGGTCCCGGCATCACGCACACGCCGATCACGATGATCCACGCCACGCTGGCGCCGGGTGCGGAGATCACCCTGCCGTGGCGCGAGGACTTCAACGGTCTCGCGTACGTCCTCGCCGGGCGCGGTGCGGTCGGCACCGAGCGGCGTCCGATCCACCTCGGGCAGACCGCCGTCTTCGGTGCCGGTTCCTCGCTGACCGTCCGCGCGGACGAGAAGCAGGACTCGCACACCCCGGACCTGGAGGTCGTCCTCCTCGGCGGGCAGCCCATCCGCGAGCCCATGGCCCACTACGGCCCCTTCGTGATGAACACCAAGGAGGAGCTCATGCAGGCCTTCGAGGACTTCCAGAAGGGCCGGCTGGGCACGATCCCGGCGGTGCACGGGATGTCCGAGGGCGGTCTCTGA
- a CDS encoding SpoIIE family protein phosphatase — translation MRTGEHLPAVGEVLATLATGVWHWDTATELVTVDAEAARLLGLPAKETALTQAQARARLHPVDWNEITGVIQLAVAEGTLAEVRVRIMDDQGRIVRVARSRSKPAFDPVTKTYEVIGTLQEVTEPSPGTPAGRSAVTGDWRRSREAFLLDAGRALAEARSTAEVLRVAAGLAMPGFSPDGLAVFGVEGDRLTVIGHHGQQPGDEGPFTHMSLATDYPAAEVVRTGRAVYLPSPDQYKARYPLTWPLAAHFGRQSWAFLPLTVAGRTIGAWMAAFAYPVTFNPDERSVLTTVARMLAQALSRAEAAESARELTDGLQRSMLPTLGPEIPGMSIAARYIPTGGGLQVGGDWYDMIPLPGGTSRTEFGGGRFALVIGDVQGHDVRAAGLMGQLRIALRAYAAEGHRPDAVLSRASRFFYGLTHSDDGKGPADLRFATCLYVEVDPVTGVLEAARAGHLDPVIRMADGTVLVRATDGGLPLGIDPDGDYPTTRLALEPGESMMICTDGLLETGGHDIDTGWKRIRMILEEHDGDLEGLADALVQAVHGPSSHHTTGPLADRREDDIAVLLLGRQGEGCGCGDTVSVRPTVRRTMLTVAQVEHERVSVARQQLRELLHDWASEDQLDSAVLLVSEMLTNVLVHTDADALLVAEVTGAPGERRMRVEVTDTSDDLPHKRSPGELASSGRGLVLVELLADAWGVAPRGEGKSIWFELFERNGSE, via the coding sequence ATGCGCACTGGCGAGCATCTGCCCGCCGTGGGGGAGGTCCTCGCCACCCTCGCGACGGGCGTCTGGCACTGGGACACCGCCACCGAGCTGGTCACTGTCGACGCCGAGGCGGCTCGACTGCTCGGCCTGCCCGCGAAGGAGACGGCTCTGACACAGGCCCAGGCACGGGCCCGCCTGCACCCCGTCGACTGGAACGAGATCACCGGAGTGATCCAGCTCGCCGTCGCCGAGGGCACCCTCGCCGAGGTGCGGGTGCGGATCATGGACGACCAGGGGCGGATCGTGCGGGTCGCGCGCAGCCGGTCCAAGCCGGCCTTCGATCCCGTGACCAAGACGTACGAGGTGATCGGCACCCTCCAGGAGGTCACCGAGCCGTCGCCGGGAACCCCGGCGGGCCGCAGCGCGGTCACCGGCGACTGGCGGCGCTCCCGGGAGGCGTTCCTGCTGGACGCGGGCCGGGCACTGGCGGAGGCACGGTCCACGGCGGAGGTGCTGCGGGTCGCGGCAGGCCTCGCGATGCCGGGCTTCTCACCGGACGGGCTCGCGGTCTTCGGGGTGGAGGGCGACCGGCTGACGGTCATAGGCCACCACGGGCAGCAGCCGGGCGACGAGGGTCCCTTCACACACATGTCCCTGGCGACCGACTATCCGGCCGCCGAGGTCGTCCGCACCGGCCGGGCCGTCTATCTCCCCTCGCCCGACCAGTACAAGGCCCGCTACCCCCTCACCTGGCCCCTTGCGGCGCACTTCGGCCGGCAGTCCTGGGCCTTCCTGCCGCTGACCGTGGCCGGACGCACGATCGGCGCGTGGATGGCGGCCTTCGCCTACCCGGTGACGTTCAACCCGGACGAGCGCTCCGTGCTGACGACCGTCGCCCGCATGCTCGCGCAGGCCCTGTCGCGGGCCGAGGCCGCCGAGTCGGCGCGCGAGCTCACCGACGGGCTGCAGCGCTCGATGCTCCCCACTCTCGGCCCCGAGATACCGGGCATGAGCATCGCCGCCCGCTACATACCGACCGGCGGCGGGCTCCAGGTCGGCGGCGACTGGTACGACATGATCCCGCTGCCTGGGGGCACCTCCCGAACGGAGTTTGGGGGAGGACGGTTCGCCCTGGTCATCGGCGACGTGCAGGGGCACGACGTGCGGGCGGCGGGCCTGATGGGCCAGCTGCGCATCGCCCTGCGGGCATACGCCGCCGAGGGCCACCGGCCCGACGCGGTGCTCTCCCGCGCCTCCCGCTTCTTCTACGGCCTCACACACTCCGACGACGGCAAGGGTCCGGCCGACCTGCGCTTCGCGACCTGTCTGTACGTCGAGGTAGACCCGGTGACCGGGGTCCTGGAGGCCGCTCGGGCCGGCCATCTGGACCCGGTGATCCGCATGGCGGACGGGACGGTGCTCGTCCGGGCCACGGACGGCGGCCTGCCCCTGGGCATCGACCCGGACGGCGACTACCCCACCACCCGGCTCGCCCTGGAACCCGGCGAGTCCATGATGATCTGCACCGACGGCCTCCTCGAGACCGGCGGCCACGACATCGACACCGGGTGGAAACGCATCCGCATGATCCTCGAGGAGCACGACGGCGACCTGGAAGGGCTCGCCGACGCGCTTGTCCAGGCGGTGCACGGCCCCTCCTCGCACCACACCACCGGCCCCCTGGCCGACCGCCGCGAGGACGACATCGCGGTGCTGCTGCTGGGCCGGCAGGGGGAGGGCTGCGGGTGCGGGGACACCGTGTCCGTACGGCCCACGGTGCGGCGCACGATGCTGACCGTCGCGCAGGTCGAGCACGAGCGGGTCTCCGTGGCCCGGCAGCAACTGCGCGAACTGCTGCACGACTGGGCCAGCGAGGACCAGCTCGACTCGGCGGTGCTCCTGGTCTCCGAGATGCTCACCAACGTCCTCGTGCACACCGACGCCGACGCCCTCCTGGTCGCCGAGGTGACCGGCGCACCCGGCGAGCGCCGGATGAGGGTCGAGGTCACCGACACCAGCGACGACCTCCCGCACAAGCGCAGCCCGGGGGAACTGGCCTCGTCGGGCCGCGGCCTCGTACTCGTCGAACTCCTCGCGGACGCATGGGGGGTGGCGCCGCGCGGGGAGGGCAAGAGCATCTGGTTCGAGCTCTTCGAGAGGAACGGATCCGAGTAA
- a CDS encoding AI-2E family transporter, with translation MQLLPEPVRRLAAWCAVALLVAGVGFVGIRLCVELRTAVTPVLLALLGTALLGPVHRRLVRAKVQRSVAAAVTCVAVVAVVGGAVYIVVAALIDTGGQIVASLKDAAEGLADHFGAAGTSLDDLASNSKELLSKFGGTAASNVISGVSVVGESIAMAVLALLLVFFFLRDSHKAADALRSLAPHGTGETVEAMARRAYRAVEGFMRGTTLIAFIDAICITVGLLILDVRGAVGLGALVFVGAYIPYLGAFLSGAVSVLVALADRGFVIALWTFGIVLAVQVLEGHVLQPMIQSRTVQMHPAVVMLAITAGASVAGILGMLLAVPLTAAAFGVLHEFRARYGADVSADS, from the coding sequence GTGCAGTTGCTGCCCGAGCCCGTGCGACGTCTTGCCGCCTGGTGTGCGGTGGCGCTGCTCGTGGCCGGGGTCGGTTTCGTGGGGATCCGCCTGTGCGTGGAGTTGCGGACCGCCGTCACGCCGGTGCTGCTCGCCCTCCTCGGGACAGCGCTCCTCGGGCCCGTCCACCGGCGGCTGGTCAGGGCGAAGGTCCAGCGGTCCGTCGCCGCGGCCGTGACCTGCGTCGCCGTCGTCGCGGTGGTCGGCGGGGCCGTCTACATCGTCGTCGCCGCGCTGATCGACACCGGAGGCCAGATCGTCGCCTCGCTCAAGGACGCGGCTGAGGGCCTGGCCGACCACTTCGGGGCGGCCGGGACCTCGCTGGACGACCTGGCCTCCAACTCCAAGGAGCTGCTGAGCAAGTTCGGCGGCACCGCCGCGTCCAACGTCATCAGCGGGGTCAGCGTCGTCGGCGAGAGCATCGCGATGGCCGTCCTGGCGCTGCTGCTCGTCTTCTTCTTCCTGCGGGACTCGCACAAGGCCGCCGACGCCCTGCGCTCCCTCGCACCGCACGGGACCGGCGAAACCGTGGAGGCCATGGCCCGCCGCGCCTACCGGGCGGTCGAGGGCTTCATGCGCGGGACCACCCTCATCGCCTTCATCGACGCGATCTGCATCACCGTCGGCCTGCTGATCCTCGACGTCCGGGGCGCCGTCGGCCTGGGCGCGCTCGTCTTCGTGGGCGCCTACATCCCCTACCTCGGCGCGTTCCTCTCAGGCGCCGTGTCCGTGCTGGTCGCGCTCGCCGACCGTGGGTTCGTCATCGCCCTGTGGACGTTCGGGATCGTCCTCGCCGTGCAGGTCCTCGAGGGGCATGTGCTGCAGCCGATGATCCAGAGCCGGACCGTGCAGATGCACCCCGCGGTCGTCATGCTCGCGATCACGGCGGGGGCGTCCGTCGCGGGGATTCTGGGGATGCTGCTCGCCGTGCCGCTGACCGCGGCCGCCTTCGGGGTGCTCCACGAATTCCGTGCCCGGTACGGGGCGGACGTGTCTGCGGACTCGTAG
- the metG gene encoding methionine--tRNA ligase — MARHLITSALPYINGIKHLGNMVGSMLPADVYSRYLRQRGHDVLYICATDEHGTPAELAAKEQGLPVDEFCAQAHDAQKAVYDGFALAFDYFGRSSSPQNVEITQHFARRLNENGFIEERAIRQVYSPTDGRFLPDRYVEGTCPHCGYDKARGDQCENCTRVLDPTDLINPRSAISGSTDLEVRETKHLFLLQSKLQSEVREWVARHDNDWPQLASSIAHKWLNEGLHDRAITRDLDWGVPVPADTWPELAAEGKVFYVWFDAPIEYLGSTKEWSDKDPQNRDWKSWWYDVDTDVRYTQFMAKDNVPFHTVMFPATELGVREPWKKVDYVKAFNWLTYYGGKFSTSQKRGVFTDQALEILPADYWRYFLIANAPESDDSSFTWEHFTATVNKDLADTLGNFVNRVLSFSRKRFGDDVPAGGEPGAPEAKLGEEIAGLLAEYESHMESLQFRKAAAALRALWSAGNSYLEEKAPWLEIKTDKDGAALTLRTAMNLIHLYAVVSEPFIPATAATMRAAFALKDDVATWVTADEAKSLTTVPSGTPFTVPPVLFAKLTDEDLAAYKERFGGEPAE, encoded by the coding sequence ATGGCTCGACACCTCATCACCAGCGCCCTTCCGTACATCAACGGGATCAAGCACCTGGGCAACATGGTGGGGTCCATGCTCCCGGCGGACGTGTACTCCCGGTACCTGCGCCAGCGCGGCCACGACGTCCTCTACATCTGCGCGACCGACGAGCACGGCACCCCCGCCGAGCTGGCGGCGAAGGAGCAGGGACTCCCGGTCGACGAGTTCTGCGCGCAGGCGCACGACGCCCAGAAGGCGGTCTACGACGGCTTCGCACTGGCTTTCGACTACTTCGGCCGGAGCTCCAGCCCCCAGAACGTCGAGATCACCCAGCACTTCGCCCGCCGCCTCAACGAGAACGGCTTCATCGAAGAGCGCGCCATCCGCCAGGTCTACAGCCCGACCGACGGCCGTTTCCTCCCCGACCGCTACGTCGAGGGCACCTGCCCCCACTGCGGCTACGACAAGGCCCGCGGCGACCAGTGCGAGAACTGCACCCGGGTGCTCGACCCCACCGACCTGATCAACCCGCGCTCCGCGATCTCCGGCTCCACCGACCTGGAGGTCCGCGAGACCAAGCACCTCTTCCTCCTCCAGTCGAAGCTCCAGAGCGAGGTGCGGGAGTGGGTGGCCCGCCACGACAACGACTGGCCGCAGCTGGCGTCCTCCATCGCCCACAAGTGGCTTAACGAGGGCCTGCACGACCGTGCGATCACCCGTGACCTGGACTGGGGCGTCCCGGTACCGGCCGACACCTGGCCGGAGCTGGCGGCGGAGGGCAAGGTCTTCTACGTCTGGTTCGACGCCCCGATCGAGTACCTGGGCTCCACCAAGGAGTGGTCCGACAAGGACCCGCAGAACCGTGACTGGAAGTCCTGGTGGTACGACGTCGACACCGACGTCCGCTACACGCAGTTCATGGCCAAGGACAACGTCCCGTTCCACACGGTGATGTTCCCGGCCACCGAGCTCGGCGTCCGCGAGCCGTGGAAGAAGGTCGACTACGTCAAGGCCTTCAACTGGCTGACGTACTACGGCGGCAAGTTCTCCACGTCCCAGAAGCGCGGCGTCTTCACCGACCAGGCCCTGGAGATCCTGCCGGCGGACTACTGGCGCTACTTCCTGATCGCCAACGCCCCGGAGTCCGACGACTCGTCCTTCACGTGGGAGCACTTCACCGCGACCGTCAACAAGGACCTCGCCGACACCCTCGGCAACTTCGTCAACCGCGTCCTGTCCTTCTCCCGCAAGCGCTTCGGCGACGACGTCCCCGCGGGCGGCGAGCCGGGCGCACCGGAGGCGAAGCTGGGCGAGGAGATCGCCGGACTCCTGGCCGAGTACGAGTCGCACATGGAGTCCCTCCAGTTCCGCAAGGCGGCCGCGGCCCTGCGCGCCCTGTGGTCCGCGGGCAACTCCTACCTCGAGGAGAAGGCCCCCTGGCTGGAGATCAAGACCGACAAGGACGGCGCGGCCCTCACCCTCCGCACGGCGATGAACCTGATCCACCTGTACGCGGTGGTCTCGGAGCCCTTCATCCCGGCCACGGCGGCCACGATGCGCGCGGCCTTCGCCCTGAAGGACGACGTGGCCACCTGGGTCACGGCCGACGAGGCGAAGTCCCTGACCACGGTCCCGTCCGGCACCCCCTTCACGGTCCCCCCGGTCCTCTTCGCCAAGCTCACCGACGAGGACCTGGCGGCGTACAAGGAGCGCTTCGGCGGCGAGCCCGCGGAGTAG
- a CDS encoding PH domain-containing protein encodes MALFGNAHTVNPGKAQQDYQRLLGHGEQVQAAYLLIRDTILFTDRRLILVDKQGLTGKKVEYHSVPYRSITHFSVETAGHFDLDAELKIWISGTHEPIEKTFTKGVDIYEVQAILTQFVAR; translated from the coding sequence ATGGCACTGTTCGGAAACGCCCACACCGTCAATCCCGGCAAGGCCCAGCAGGACTACCAGCGCCTGCTGGGTCACGGGGAGCAGGTGCAGGCCGCGTACCTGCTCATCCGCGACACCATCCTGTTCACCGACCGGCGCCTGATCCTGGTCGACAAGCAGGGGCTCACCGGCAAGAAGGTGGAGTACCACTCCGTCCCGTACCGCAGCATCACGCACTTCTCGGTCGAGACGGCCGGCCATTTCGACCTCGACGCCGAGCTCAAGATCTGGATCTCCGGAACGCACGAACCGATCGAGAAGACGTTCACCAAGGGCGTCGACATCTACGAGGTCCAGGCGATCCTCACGCAGTTCGTGGCGAGGTAG
- a CDS encoding intradiol ring-cleavage dioxygenase, with protein MTGNQPAQGPKHKRDLTRRKVVVAGAGAAAAVGVGGTLAAGAFAGETKGKGAGATASASSSAEACYKLTSETTEGPYYIDADKIRQDITEDKEGIPLTLSLKVIDSETCKPIGNAAVDIWHCDALGIYSGYESMSSGGGGGAPTDAPSGSPTGTPTGEPPSGAPSGGTGGGGQHEEPTDDERYLRGTWKTDKQGRVTFKTIFPGWYRGRTVHIHTKVHVDGEWTDAGYEGGHTCHTGQFFFDEESVLASAEVEPYSTSTTERTTLTEDTIYDQSGTQGGLLKLKYDRKNIAKGVLGFLTMGVDPDVTHDGTDDAVQPGASASASDTASPSSSAS; from the coding sequence ATGACGGGAAACCAGCCGGCCCAAGGGCCGAAACACAAGCGGGACCTCACTCGCCGCAAGGTCGTCGTCGCCGGTGCGGGCGCGGCCGCCGCGGTGGGCGTGGGCGGCACGCTCGCCGCCGGTGCCTTCGCAGGTGAGACCAAGGGGAAGGGCGCCGGGGCCACCGCCTCGGCGAGCAGCAGCGCGGAGGCCTGCTACAAGCTCACCTCGGAGACCACGGAGGGCCCCTACTACATCGACGCGGACAAGATCCGCCAGGACATCACCGAGGACAAGGAGGGCATTCCGCTCACCCTCAGCCTCAAGGTGATCGACTCGGAGACCTGCAAGCCCATCGGCAACGCGGCCGTCGACATCTGGCACTGCGACGCGCTGGGCATCTACTCCGGCTACGAGAGCATGTCCAGCGGTGGCGGCGGCGGTGCGCCGACCGACGCCCCCTCCGGCAGCCCGACCGGCACGCCCACCGGCGAGCCGCCGTCCGGTGCGCCCTCCGGCGGGACCGGTGGCGGCGGTCAGCACGAGGAGCCCACCGACGACGAGCGCTACCTGCGCGGCACCTGGAAGACCGACAAGCAGGGACGCGTCACCTTCAAGACGATCTTCCCCGGCTGGTACCGCGGCCGTACCGTCCACATCCACACCAAGGTGCATGTGGACGGCGAGTGGACGGACGCCGGCTACGAGGGCGGGCACACCTGCCACACCGGACAGTTCTTCTTCGACGAGGAGTCCGTCCTCGCCTCCGCCGAGGTGGAGCCGTACTCCACCAGCACCACCGAACGCACCACGCTCACCGAGGACACCATCTACGACCAGAGCGGCACGCAGGGCGGCCTGCTCAAGCTGAAGTACGACAGGAAGAACATCGCGAAGGGCGTTCTCGGCTTCCTCACGATGGGCGTCGACCCGGACGTGACGCACGACGGCACCGACGACGCGGTCCAGCCGGGAGCGTCCGCGTCCGCCTCGGACACGGCCTCGCCCTCGTCTTCGGCGAGCTGA
- a CDS encoding SseB family protein, whose product MYGYDQNVGAQQQYASSQQQMAGGLGGYGQQPPLYPEPSPPSLADAVRAFTTGQVTAEDFQQVFATSKVYCPRGDNPGFLALHNTQQPVIPMFTSLKELRRYAGKESKYFVITGAEVIDLLPTGYGFVLDMEGEHRMVFDAKAVEQMVEFAMRRMYGG is encoded by the coding sequence ATGTACGGCTATGACCAGAACGTCGGTGCACAGCAGCAGTACGCCTCGTCGCAGCAGCAGATGGCCGGCGGCCTCGGCGGGTACGGGCAGCAGCCGCCGCTCTACCCGGAGCCGTCCCCGCCCTCGCTCGCGGACGCGGTGCGCGCCTTCACCACCGGGCAGGTGACCGCCGAGGACTTCCAGCAGGTCTTCGCGACCTCCAAGGTGTACTGCCCGCGGGGCGACAACCCCGGCTTCCTCGCCCTGCACAACACCCAGCAGCCGGTGATCCCGATGTTCACCTCGCTGAAGGAACTGCGCCGGTACGCGGGCAAGGAGTCCAAGTACTTCGTGATCACCGGCGCCGAGGTGATCGATCTGCTGCCCACCGGCTACGGCTTCGTCCTCGACATGGAGGGTGAGCACCGGATGGTCTTCGACGCGAAGGCGGTCGAGCAGATGGTCGAGTTCGCGATGCGCAGGATGTATGGCGGCTGA
- a CDS encoding carboxypeptidase-like regulatory domain-containing protein gives MPELSYQPLHRPAPRGRPARQRRAAAAAPLVLLILLVTACQGSLGPESSTSATPQSGVKGVVVVYPTCPVEGLPADDGQSCEPVPTRAAVQAYGASGSVVATERSGHDGRFQLALRPGAYVLRATAGPGTTCHPIDVTVSPGTFTDVTVHCDTGIR, from the coding sequence ATGCCGGAGCTGTCCTACCAGCCTCTTCACCGCCCCGCCCCGCGGGGAAGGCCTGCACGGCAGCGCCGCGCGGCAGCAGCGGCCCCGCTGGTCCTCCTGATCCTGCTCGTCACCGCGTGCCAGGGGTCACTCGGCCCCGAGTCCAGCACCTCCGCGACGCCGCAGTCCGGGGTGAAGGGTGTCGTCGTCGTGTATCCCACCTGCCCTGTCGAGGGCCTTCCGGCCGACGACGGCCAGTCCTGCGAGCCGGTCCCCACCCGGGCGGCCGTGCAGGCTTACGGCGCCTCCGGCAGCGTGGTGGCGACCGAGCGCAGTGGTCATGACGGCAGGTTCCAACTGGCCCTGCGGCCCGGGGCATACGTCCTGCGGGCCACGGCCGGGCCGGGCACCACATGTCATCCGATCGACGTCACCGTCTCGCCGGGCACCTTCACGGATGTGACGGTCCACTGCGACACGGGCATCCGCTGA
- the aspS gene encoding aspartate--tRNA ligase: MHRYRSHTCGELRASDVGTDVRLSGWLHNRRDLGGILFIDLRDHYGITQLVARPGTTAYETLDKLSKETVVRVDGQVVSRGTENINPDLPTGEIEIEVGEVEVLGAAAPLPFTINTEDGVNEERRLEYRFLDLRRERMHRNILLRTAVISAIRHKMTALGFNEMATPILSATSPEGARDFVVPSRLNPGKFYALPQAPQQFKQLLMISGFDRYFQIAPCFRDEDARADRSPGEFYQLDIEMSFVEQEDVFQPVETLMTELFEEFGNGRHVTSPFPRIPFREAMLKYGSDKPDLRAQLELVDITDVFEGSEFKAFAGKHVRALPVPDVASQPRKFFDQLGEFAVSLGAKGLAWVRVAEDGSLTGPIAKFLTEENVAELTKRLSLAAGHAVFFGAGEFDEVSKVMGAVRVEAAKRAGHFEEGVFRFCWIVDFPMYEKDEETGAIDFSHNPFSMPQGGLEALETQDPLDILGWQYDIVCNGVELSSGAIRNHEPEIMLKAFEIAGYDRATVEEKFAGMLRAFRFGAPPHGGIAPGVDRIVMLLADEPNIRETIAFPLNGNAQDLMMGAPTELEEARLKELHLSVRKPQPK; encoded by the coding sequence ATGCATCGGTACAGGTCCCACACCTGCGGCGAGCTCCGCGCCTCTGACGTCGGCACCGACGTCCGGCTGAGTGGCTGGCTGCACAATCGGCGCGACCTGGGCGGCATCCTCTTCATCGATCTGCGCGACCACTACGGCATCACGCAGCTCGTCGCCCGCCCGGGCACGACGGCGTACGAGACCCTGGACAAGCTCTCCAAGGAGACGGTGGTCCGCGTCGACGGCCAGGTCGTCTCCCGCGGCACGGAGAACATCAACCCGGACCTGCCCACCGGCGAGATCGAGATCGAGGTCGGCGAGGTCGAGGTGCTGGGCGCGGCCGCGCCGCTCCCCTTCACGATCAACACCGAGGACGGGGTCAACGAGGAGCGGCGCCTGGAGTACCGCTTCCTGGACCTGCGCCGCGAGCGCATGCACCGCAACATCCTGCTGCGTACGGCGGTCATCTCGGCGATCCGCCACAAGATGACGGCGCTGGGCTTCAACGAGATGGCGACGCCGATCCTGTCCGCCACCTCCCCGGAGGGCGCCCGCGACTTCGTGGTCCCCTCCCGTCTGAACCCGGGCAAGTTCTACGCCCTGCCGCAGGCCCCTCAGCAGTTCAAGCAGCTGCTGATGATCTCCGGCTTCGACCGCTACTTCCAGATCGCGCCCTGCTTCCGCGACGAGGACGCGCGCGCGGACCGCTCGCCCGGCGAGTTCTACCAGCTCGACATCGAGATGTCCTTCGTCGAGCAGGAGGACGTCTTCCAGCCGGTCGAGACGCTGATGACCGAACTGTTCGAGGAGTTCGGCAACGGCCGTCATGTCACGTCCCCGTTCCCGCGGATCCCGTTCCGCGAGGCGATGCTGAAGTACGGCTCCGACAAGCCGGACCTGCGCGCCCAGCTGGAGCTGGTGGACATCACGGACGTCTTCGAGGGCTCCGAGTTCAAGGCGTTCGCGGGCAAGCACGTGCGGGCGCTGCCGGTGCCGGACGTCGCGTCGCAGCCGCGCAAGTTCTTCGACCAGCTCGGCGAGTTCGCGGTGTCGCTGGGCGCGAAGGGCCTGGCGTGGGTCCGGGTCGCCGAGGACGGCTCGCTGACCGGACCGATCGCGAAGTTCCTGACCGAGGAGAACGTCGCCGAGCTGACCAAGCGCCTGTCGCTGGCAGCCGGGCACGCCGTGTTCTTCGGCGCGGGCGAGTTCGACGAGGTCTCGAAGGTCATGGGTGCGGTGCGGGTCGAGGCCGCGAAGCGCGCCGGCCACTTCGAGGAGGGCGTGTTCCGCTTCTGCTGGATCGTCGACTTCCCGATGTACGAGAAGGACGAGGAGACCGGCGCGATCGACTTCTCGCACAACCCGTTCTCCATGCCGCAGGGCGGTCTGGAGGCCCTTGAGACCCAGGACCCGCTGGACATCCTGGGCTGGCAGTACGACATCGTCTGCAACGGTGTCGAGCTGTCCTCCGGCGCGATCCGGAACCACGAGCCGGAGATCATGCTCAAGGCCTTCGAGATCGCGGGCTACGACCGGGCGACCGTCGAGGAGAAGTTCGCCGGCATGCTGCGCGCCTTCCGCTTCGGCGCCCCGCCGCACGGTGGTATCGCGCCCGGTGTCGACCGCATCGTGATGCTCCTCGCGGACGAGCCCAACATCCGCGAGACGATCGCCTTCCCGCTCAACGGCAACGCCCAGGACCTGATGATGGGCGCTCCGACGGAGCTGGAGGAGGCGCGGCTGAAGGAGCTGCACCTGTCGGTGCGGAAGCCGCAGCCGAAGTAA